The Enhydrobacter sp. sequence CGTCGCCTTCACCGGGGCGGGCATCTCGACGGAGTCGGGCATCCCGGATTTCCGTTCGCCGGGCGGCATCTGGACCAAGTACCAGCCGATCTACTTCGACGACTTCGTCTCGTCGGAGGAGATGCGGCGGGAAGCCTGGCGCCGCAAGTTCGCGACCGACGAGACGGTGCTGAAGGCGGAGCCCAATGCCGGCCATCGCGCCCTCGCCAAGCTGGTCGAGCAGGGGCGCATGAGTGCCGTCATCACGCAGAATGTCGACGGCCTGCACCAGCGGTCCGGCGTGCCGGACTCCAAGGTCATCGAGCTTCACGGCAATACGACCTATGCAAGCTGCCTGGATTGCGGCCAGCGCCACGAGCTGGAACCGATCAAGCAGGCCTTTCTCGAGAAGGGTGAGCTGCCGGTCTGCAGCAAGTGCGAGGGGTTGGTGAAGACCGCGACCATCTCGTTCGGCCAGGCAATGCCGGAGATCGCCATGGCGCGCGCCCAGCATGAGGCGACCTCGTGCGACCTCTTCATCGTGCTCGGCAGCTCGCTCGTGGTCTATCCCGCGGCCGGCTTCCCGCAGATCGCCCGGCGCAACGGAGCGAAGCTGGCGATCGTCAATCGCGATCCCACGGACCAGGACGATGATGCCGACCTGGTCATCCACGCCGAGATCGGCCCCACGATGAGCCGCGTCGTCGGCGTCAACTAGGT is a genomic window containing:
- a CDS encoding Sir2 family NAD-dependent protein deacetylase, which gives rise to MDGIQQLHDLIASANRIVAFTGAGISTESGIPDFRSPGGIWTKYQPIYFDDFVSSEEMRREAWRRKFATDETVLKAEPNAGHRALAKLVEQGRMSAVITQNVDGLHQRSGVPDSKVIELHGNTTYASCLDCGQRHELEPIKQAFLEKGELPVCSKCEGLVKTATISFGQAMPEIAMARAQHEATSCDLFIVLGSSLVVYPAAGFPQIARRNGAKLAIVNRDPTDQDDDADLVIHAEIGPTMSRVVGVN